The genomic segment GATTATAAAAGTTGGGTGTCAATGCAATAGCTGCACAAAATATGCTTCTCTTCCCCTCCTCTAAGTTGCTTTTAAATGTGTAAATTACACATTTTGTGATGAATGTTTTATGGCGCATGGTCCTAACTATTCAACTTTGTAAATTATGTCATGTGGATTAATCATATCTTCATGTCAAGATAGTGTCATGCAATTTTTCAAATGAAAGGCAATTAGTTTAACAATAAATATGAGAACATTACTATTCTTTGGTTTCGAGAGTTTGTTAGTATAAAGGTACAAACATTAGAGATTAAAGGTTGTTAGTAATAGCaaagggtcgtttggttgctagtcgaaatagtcccgggattataatcccgagactaatttatcccatatagtgggattattttataccatctaaaagattcGATAAAATAATCCTAAGATAAGTGGGTCAAGAAGTATAAGGCGCTATTCCAAAACAcgcttaatttttttataccaCGTTTTAGTGCGTATAAATTTATTAGTgattattttataccttataccaAACGTGATATAAAAATTAGCGCTGGGATAACCCACCTTATACcttgaaccaaacgaccacATAATAGTATATAAAATGATACACTATTTCTTTATTACTTGTGTATGAATtttaaaagtaatttataaCTTTTGAACTACCTCATatcttgaaattttaaattgagTGCTCATATTATTCCAAATGATATTAGATCCAAACAATCATAACATTATTTACACAATTGCTTTTCTCTGCCCATGCTATCACTAAGTTTCACAGTCTCTCTAAAATCTTCACAAACAGAAGTAGTGAGAGTGGTCTTGGATTAGAATTGGGTCAATTAATTTTGTGGCTCATTACAATTTTTTGTTAGTTTTATATCAAAATCTTCaagatatatttatttttacatttaaatttgaaaataaagtataaGAAATTTGTgtaaagttaattttttctatttaaCTTGTAAGAGATTATATTCGAACCAATTCCAGAAATTGAAAACATTGTTTCAACTTTGAGTGATCCAAGCGGTTTTACATAGATTTCAGTGGGCAAACTTATTGATCAAAGAAGGAAAAGGCATCTAATGCCAAGTTAAAGTGAGTAAAGTATAAGTAACAATTCTGTCAACAACTAATCACCAAATTCTTTAAGATAAGAAATTGCTACTGCTAATTACTGAAATTGCAATAACAAACTCATGTTTTGGTAATTTTATAGCATTCTTTTTATCGCGGGAAATTGAGAATAATTGATAATACCTTCCTAAAATCATACAACCAAGTAAAAAGTTTAtagtgtatgaaaaaaaaattattcagtCGATATTTATATCaattcaataaatataataatatgatCATTTTCTGAATTATTTGAGAAGAccaaaacatggaaaaattcaATTCAAGTCGTACTAGATCTCTCTTTAAATTTTTAGACtgttttttctcatttttaaggtTGAATGAAAAGTagaactaaaaataaaattagagaTTGGTAGAAAGTCACATATATTGTtctgttgaaaaaaaaaaatgaagaagccATATATGTTGTAAATGGTGGATTTCTTTTGTTTGGGATATgtttaaaatattcttttaaatatacggttaattaattttaatcctttaaatttgtgaaaaaaaaagagagtatttttaattatcttcaaatattttaataaattctgtttgttagatttgagaaaaaagtaactaaataaataatttaacgAGATACACCTGAAAGTGCCATTAAATCCTaaaaattacaacataaaaatatattgtaccaaaaataatttaagaataaaaaaattcgCATATCAAAAAGCTGCATTAGACTTTAAAAATATGCGAGCAATTGCATAAACTAAACCTCCAAGTGTGAATTACaactaaatattctttttcattAACATTATTCCAATCAAATTTAGTGGACATAATGTCACAAATACTTATAggatataaaatatttaaataattgaACCAACCCAAACATAAAGGACCACTTCTAATAATTTTGTTGGATTTTTCCTTAATGGggttttgttttttcctttttccactGCTAAAAAGAGAGTGTGATCTCTTCAGTTGGTTTAATCACGCATAGATAAAGTGTaatccccttcctttctttctttcattaattatacttatctttttcttcttcttcttcttctctttgtttctctttaatattttaattttatttttcaagtaaaacaagagaagagagagagagaaaaaaaggtaaaacaaGAACTGGAAAAAAGACTCAATCTTTACTGTGTTATATAGTTATACAAATGAGGGTTGCTTTGATGGATCTATAGATCTAACACTTTGAGACTCACATGGATTGTTATGTTTTATTCAGATCTCAGTCATTATCACTTTGAAGGGATTCACTAACTGACCACAAAAAGATTAGCAATAATAAGGCCTAATCACACTACACAAAGTCTTGTTTGTTCTATATTTTCAGCAGGTATTCTACAAAGCTGTAAACTTTATGTGGTTTGGGTGTGTTTTTAATGTTGTTTTGTTCATTTTGGCATGTGGTTTAACTGATTTTTGCTTATGTACTGTCattggtgattttttttttctttcatatcttgGAAATTACTAGGTTGTCATTTATGCTTAAGTTTATTCTTTGGAGTTGAAATTGGGAATTTTCTGTTTTTTTCTGCACAGATTTGCCTTTCTCATTGGTTAAAGCTATGATCTTTATGCAACTCTATGATTCTTGAAGTGGTTGAATAGCTGAATTTTTTGTTATATGCTTCTTGGGTGTGTttgttaatgttgttttgtTCATTTTGGCATGTGTGGTTTAACTGATTTTTGCCTATGTACTGTCATtggtaatgtttttttttttttttttttcatatcttgGAAATTACTAGGTTGTCATTTATGCTTAATTTTATACTTTGGAGTTGAAATTGGGaatttttctgtttttcttgCACAGATTTGCCTTTCTCATTGGTTAAAGCTATGATCTTTATGCAACTCTATGATTTCTTGAAGTGGTTGAATAGCTGAACTTCTTGTTATATGCTTCTTGGGTGTGTTTTTAATGTTGTTTTGTGCATTTTGGCATGTGGGGTTTAACTGATTTTTGCCTATGTACTGTCATTGgtgatgtttttttttcatatcttgGAAATTACTAGGCTgtcattttttcttaattttattctttggagttgaaattgggaatttttctgtttttttgcACAGATTTGCCTTTCTCATTGGTTGAAGCTATGATCTTTATGCAACTCTATGATTCTTGAAGTAGTTGAATAGCTGAACTTGTTGTTATATGCTTCTTGGGTGTGTTTTTTAATGTTTTGTTCATTTGGGCATGTgtgttttaacttattttctcccTATGTACTCTAgtggttagttgcttcttgaCATTGCTGATATTTTAGTTGTATCTCTGAAATAGGTAGGTTGTCGTTTATGCTTAATTGTATTCTTTGGAGTTGAAATtggattttgggattttttttttctctgtacATATTTGTTTCTCATTGGTTAAAGCTATGATCTTTCTGCAATTTTATGATTCTTGAAGTAGTTATATAGCTGAACTTCTTATTATATAATTCTTGGGTGTATTTTTAATGCTGTTTTGTTCATTTTGGCATGTGTCTGTTATACTGTATTGGGTAGTTGCTTCTTGTCATTGCTGATATAATGATATTGTTTTCATATCTCAAAAATTATTAGGTTGTCGGTCATGCTTAATTTTATTCTTTGGAGTTAAATTGGGttttggatttttttattttttttatttctcattgGTTAAAGCTATGATCTTTGTGAAACTATATGATTATTGAAGTAGTTGTATAACTGAATTTCTGGTTATGTGCCTTTTGGGTGTGTTTTTACTGTTGTTTTGTTCATTTTGGCATGCGGGCTTTACTAAGTTTTGGCTGTGCCTTGTAGTGGGTAGTTGCTTCTTGTCATTGCTGATATTGTTTTCCTATCTTGGAAATTACTAGGTTGTCGGTCatgcttaattttattttttggagttGAAATTGGGTTTTGGGATTTTTGAACTTTCGGTGAAGATTTGCCTCTCTCATTGGTTAAAGCTATGATCTTTCTGCCATTATATGATTCTTGAAGTAGTTTTATAGCTGAACTTCTTATTATACGCTTCTTGGGTGTATTTTTAATGTTGTTTTGTTCACTTTGACATGTGGTTTTACTGCATGTGCACTGTATTGGGCAGTTTCTTCTTGTCATTGCTGATATTGTTTTCATATCTTGGAGATTATTATGTTATCTGATATGCTTAATTATATTTGTTGGAGTTTGAAATTGGGATTTTggaattttctatttttctgtGAACTTATTTGTTTCTCATTGGTTAAAGTTATGATCTTTTTGCAACACTGTGATTCTTGAAGTAGTTGTATAGCTAAACTTCTTGTTATATGCTTCTTGGGTGTGTTTTTTAATGTTGTTTTGTTCAGTTTGGCATGTCGGTTTTACCGAGTTTTGGGTGTTACACTGTATTGGGTAGTTACTTGTTGTCATTGCTGATATTATTTTCATATCTGCGAAATTGCTACGTTGTTGGTTATGCTTAATTTTATTCTTTGGAGTTGAAATTGGGTGTTTTGGGTTTTTgtagtttttgttttttctgaACAGATTTGTGTGTCATTGGTTAAAGCTATGATCCATCTGCAATTTTATGATTCTTGAAGTAGTTGTGCGGCGGAACTTGTTGATTTATACTTCTCGGATGTGTTTTTACTGTTGTTTTATTCATGTGGGTTTTACTGGCTTTGCACTATAGTAGGTAGTTGCTTCTTGTCATTGCTGATATTGTTTCCATATCTTGGAAATATCTTGTTTGGTCGGTCATGCTTAATTTTATTCTTTGGAGTTGAAattgggtttttgggttttgaaattttttgtttttctctgaACAGATTTGGTTCTCATTGGTTAAAACTATGATCTTAAGCAATTTTAGTGATTCTTGATGTAGTTGAATAGCTAAACTTCTTGTTATATGTTTCTTGGGTGTGTTTTTAATGTTGTTTTGGTCATTTTGGCATGTGGGTTTTACTTAGTTTTGGCTGTGCATTGTAGTGGGTAGTTGCTTCTTGTCATTACTGATATTGTTTTCATATCTCAGACATTACTAGGTTGTTGGTCATgcttaattttattccttggaGTAGAAATTGGGTTTtggaattttttgtttttatgtgAACATACTTGTTTCTCATTGGTTAAAGCTATGATCTTTCTGCAACTCTATAATTCTTGAAGTAGTTGTATAGCTGAACTTCGTGTTATATGCTTCTTGGGTGTGTTTTTACTGTTTTTTTGGGTTCATTTTGACATGTGGCTTTTACTGATTTTTGCTTGTGCACTGTATTGGGCAGTTGCTTCTTGTCATTGCTGATATTATTTTCATATCTCGGAAATTAATGGGTTGTCGGTCCTGCTTAATTTTATTCTTTGGAGTTGAAAatgggtttttgggttttggtgttttttttttcctgtgcTGATTTGTTTCTCATTGGTTAAAGCTATGGTCTTTCTACAACTCTTATGATTCTTGAAGTAGTTGTATTGCTGAACTTCTTGTTATATGTTTGCTTTTTCGTTTGCAGGATAAGAGAGTATAATAACATAATTAGTCTGCTCTTGAGTCCCTTTTTTTGGGTCAATTACATTTTGGCCGGTCGGCAAAAAATAATTACCTTCGCTagtcaaatataaaaaaatagactATTAAGTATCacaaatgtatattttatgtatattatacattaatatacaaaaattatacattTGTTGGCTATTATTTTGGTGGACGGCTATTTACGTCaatttctcctctttttttttttttttttttttttttggctgtaGGAATTGGAGGTAGGCaggagtgaaatgaaatgagGGATGTTATCAAGGCTGATAAATTTCCTGCGGGCCTGTTGGCGGCCATCGTCGGACCATTCTGTACGTGCCGGTTCGGATTCAGCTGGACGACAAGATGGACTTTTTTGGTATAAGGATAGTGGTCAACACTTGACTGGTGAGTTCTCAATGGCAGTTGTACAGGCCAATAATTTGCTGGAGGATCAAAGCCAGATTGAGTCGGGTTCTTTGAGCTTGCTTGATTCGGGCCCTTACGGAACCTTTGCTGGGATATACGATGGTCATGGTGGACCTGAGACATCACGGTATATCAATGATCACCTCTTTCAGCATCTCAAGAGTAAGCATACTAGACCCGTTCTATTAACCAAAGTATTCATTTGCCGAGTATTGAATTGCATCAATCTGTTTGTAGTTCTGAATGGTGTTGCTAAGCTAGTTAAATGCTATTCAGTATATTATTTACAAGGAAAATGCAAGGTTATATTCCTTATGGAATTTAAACTAGGGGTAATTACCTTTTTGGACCGTTCTAGAATataatagccagcaaatgtataTGTGATGTATACTAAgcaaaaaaatacatataatatacgtattgcatacacaaatatacatatcatatacataattggtgtatatactatgtatattttGGTTAGCGGCCGTAATTAATTTTGGCTtacgggccaaaaatgaaaaaacccTTTGAGATATCTACTATATTAGATTATTTGCCATTTAAGTTTATAGTTTGGATTAATTAGTCTGCAACATTTAACTTGTAGGGTTTGCAGCCGAACAAAATTCTATGTCTGTAGATGTGATACGGAAAGCATTTCAAGCTACAGAAGATGGATTCTTTTCTGTGGTTGCAAAGCAATGGCCAATGAAACCGCAGATGGCTGCTGTAGGATCTTGCTGTCTGGTAGCGGTTATCTGCAACGGTACCCTTTATGTTGCTAACGTTGGTGATTCCCGAGCTGTTTTGGGAAGACTTGTGAAGGCTACGGGGGAGGTTATTGCCATCCAGCTTTCTGCTGAGCATAATGCAAGTTTTGAATCTGTCAGACAGGAGTTGCATGCAATGCATCCGGATGACCCGCAGATAGTGGTATTGAAGCATAACATATGGCGTGTAAAGGGTCTGATTCAGGTATATCTCTCAGAATATGGTTAGCTGTGctctaattgtttttttttttttttttttttttttgtggatagAGTAGCTTATATGGTTTCTAATTCTTGCAAGAAattgacaaaaatggtcccttatgtttgagggtaggttccaaatagtcccttaagtatgcacttaatagttttggtcctttaagtttgtcaaaagttcTCACCTTTAGTCTCCGTCAATTACTTGTCAGTTAGATTTGACGGAGATAATGGAAAAGAGATACTTAACTATAAACACCAAGAAAGTCCCATTAAATCCTAAATATGCAACACAAAAAACTACAGTAGATACTaaaaagatatttaaaaaaacaGAAATTACTCCTCAAAAAGCTGCACAAGATTgtagaaataaattaaaaatagcaaAAACTATAAAAATTGTGCCTCCAAATGTGATTTCCAGCaacttttttttctcaaagggactattttgaacctaccctcaaacataagggaccatttttgtcattttctttaattcttGTTATTAGTATCTCGGAGGGAGACATATGGTTAGTTCATCTTGAAAATTCAAAGCATTTTATAGTCGTTCTTAATTGGTCACTGCATGCAGTTACTTGTGTGTCATCTATCCTCTAGTCTTAGCAATGAATACAATGACAATTATTTGGCACTCTTTTATCTGCATTCTATCAGATTCTATTATACATGCAGGGTAGTTATGAGCCGTTTTCTCCTATTTTAAGCTGGCTTTTGACTAAGATAGGCGTTTTAGATTCCTTGCACCAGAAGAGATTAAAATCTTTCCTTCATTCCTTATATTGACTGATATTTTTGATATTCTAAACTCGTTTTGCTTCTCTATTTGTATGCTTTATTAAGGGATTGATGGTGGTTCGCAATGACACAAAGTTATTAGTTGATCTATTGCTCACCGCTAGTTAGTTTCCTGTTTCTAGCAAATTTATCTGCAATTCCCAGAGGAGCAAACAATCATATTTTTTCTTTGATATTTTCATTTAAGTGCAATCAGACTCTGTACAGTCCACAGTTATTCATGATAATAGAAGCTAATTCAAATTAAACCGTCAAAAGGTGGAGTGTCAACTTAATTAGAAGATCATGAACAATCACTTTTCTTATTTGCTATGCTGACTTGATGTGTACTCGTGTGATCAATGCTTTATATACTTTACATGGATTCAGTACCTTATAGAAATGGGAGTCTAAGCTTATTTTGACTTTTAGCTTGTGTTCTCACCTGGCTATTCCTAAAACcatggataatatggatatccatattatcttTCGattaacccattttttttaCCCGTGTTAAATATGGACGGGTCAGATATTTCATCCGGTTTTGTTTAACCCTTTTTCGACCCACCCGTATCCGTTCCGACCCGTCCGTTTGCCAATCCTACTGGTTCGCAGTGACTCAAAACTTTTAGTTGATCTATTGCTCAGCACTAGTTATTTTCCTGTTTCTAACAAATTTATCTGCAAATTCCAGAGAAGCAAACAattatctttttctttaaaagtttCATTCAAGTGCAATCAGACTCTGACTCTGTATAGTCCACATTAGTTCATGATAATAGAAGATAATTCCAATTAAACCATCAAAAGGTCGAGGCCAACTTAACCAAAAGACTATAAACAATCGCTTTCTCATTTGCTATGCTGACTGGATGTGTATTCATGTGATCAATGCTTTATATACTTTACATGGATTCAGTACTTTATAGAAATGGATTTGCTTGTTTTCTGGCATCAAGCTATGTGAGTTTTAATTTGAATTCATCTTGCAGATTTCGAGATCTATTGGTGATATATACCTTAAAAAGCCTGAATACAATAGGGAGCCTTTGTACGCGAAGTTTCGTTTGCGTGAACCTTTTAAAAGGCCCATATTGAGCTCTGATCCATCAATGACTGTTCAAGAACTCGAACCGCATGATCAATTTCTCATATTAGCTTCTGATGGTCTCTGGGAACATCTTAGCAATCAAGAAGCAGTTGATTTAGTACAAAATAGCCCCCGAAGCGTAAGATATTTGACTATATATGATACTTCCCTCCCCCccccttcttctctttctttttttgtttatattcCTTTTGCGCATATGAAGTTTACAACTGCAAATCAACtctaaggggtcatttggttgctggttaagaagtaaattattcatgtattaaaaccaGCATAATtagtaccatgtttggtagcgTTTTAGTTGCTATTATAGAATTCAGCATACCAAGTACCGTGTTTGGTTACCAGTTCACAATCCCACATagctaatacatgtataagttatgagggacaacaacaacaacatgcccaatagaatcccacaatgtggggtctggggagggtatagtgtacgcagaccttacctctaccttgaaaggtagaggctgtttccaaaagaccctcgactcaagagagaaaacaagaaaacaaggcAAAAAGTCAGATAGGGACAAGCATatcaaaaacaatatgaaaacgaggaataacaaaagcgagaaagtcatgataGAGCATTCTGGGAAGAAAGGAGCATTAGCTACCATAGATAtataagataatcgaagtacaaggctcaacaaatataagcaaaaatcaaatggcaataaacGAATGAGCAAAACTAAGACATGAATAACTATGTATAATTTCATGCAGGGTAGAAGATGGAATGGAATAACTAAgacatgaataactaaaccctgCATAACTAATCTCTATATTATTAATACCTACATAACTCTAACTAGCACCAAAATGACCCTTAATAGAATTTTGTTGCTGGCTTTAGGTAGCACACATCGAAAGTCTTAAATAGTGTAGATGAAATGTTTCGTGAAACATCAAAAATTATGTTTTCATGAGCTGTTCTAGCAAGTTATGATGTActgtttattttttctttcttggttATACTATCTCAAAATGCATTGAGGGATATATTTCTTGTTCTCAATATCACAtcgatattgttgatatggctCCTGGTATTCACTTATTAGCAAACTTGTGTAAAGAGCTCAAGTAGTTTCGTGATTGACCACATTTAGAAAGAATAACACTTTTAGATCCCTCATTTGTAGTCTATGAAAGGCAAAAATATATGTTGCATGACAGCATGAGCACGTCTTGATAAGTACTTTAGCTTTGTCTATTCTTCTTTCCATGTTTCTTTGGAGTATAAACATAGCTCGTTACTAGGGCCTCTGCTATTGAATGACGTGTTATTCATATTATACAGACACGGTGTTTAGATACTCCTGAGATATACAGCACTAGTATAATAATATCCAAGGCTAGGTAACTTGGGTATTTCAACATTTCCCCTTGCATTTTATTGCTGCCTCTGTTTCAATGtatgtgtcttagtttgactagacacggagtttgagaaagtaaagaagacttttgaatcttgtggtcatAAACTAAAGATACGTATAATGTACCAACATACATggcctttgaatcttgtggtcttaaatatgcTAGGTATGATATTGGATATCAAAAGAGTTACTAAATAAAGaaagtgacattctttttgaagCAGACTAAAAAGGGAAGTAAGGCATAAATTGAAACGGGGGAGTAGGAGATAAAAAATGGCCGCAAGGAGGAAGAAAGAGAGTTAGGAGTGCAAATCcataaaagaatataccaaattaacaaatcaaaaatATTGTGTGTAGTTATATGAAAATAAGATTGTTCAAGTAAATTGTTTTAATCCTAGAATGGATGAGTGAGTGTTTTACATCCCTGCCAAATTCTTGTttgtacaacaacatacccagtgtagaCCCCACTTgggtgtaatcccacaagtgtaCCACCACCGCGTggagatagagaggttgtttccgatataGTCTTTAACTGTGTGGCTTTCCAGCATGAAGGTAATTGAGGCAATTCTGAACGGATAAAAATAGTGAAAAGGGATAAATATTACTCCTTctgtcccaatttgtttgacacttttcgcttttcgagagtcaaacttcttaattttgaccGTGTGTTTGAACATAGAATCTTTAGATTTTTCGAAACAAAATTTACATAGTtggaaactacgtaaaaagcatattataagtcaccataattaataatttgaaatatttaaaagacatgtGAAAGAATTACGGTCAAAGAACAACtcatttgactctcgaaaagcgaaaagtgtcaaataaattgggacggagggagtaatgtGTTTACTCTTGCACTTATTGATAGCAATGACGTGTTCTTAATTTTCAAACCTTCAGGGAAGTGCTCGGAGGCTTGTAAAAACTGCATTACAAGAAGCAGCAAAGAAAAGGGAGATGCGGTATTCTGATCTAAAGAAGATCGATCGTGGTGTTAGGAGGCATTTTCACGACGATATCTCAGTCATAGTTGTGTTTCTAGATTCAGATCTTGTAAGTAGGGCGAGCTCGTTGAGGGGCCCCACTTTATCTCTGAGAGGAGGTGGTATGAATTTTGCAGCAAAAAGTTTGGCTCCCTGTGCCGCTACTCCCATATAAATTGGTACCACTTAAAACTTTTTACTCTGTTGTATCCAAAAAAACTTCCTTGTGAGAGACTCAAAAAACGATAGAAGGTGCACTAATTTATTCTTTTGATGTACGATGTTATTATATTTAACTTTGGAGCAGGTGCCTTGTTTAGTTTTCAAGCAGCAAAGAAGAACGAAAGAATTTACAGTAGAGATTCTTTCTCGAGTATGAACATGTCATGCTTTAGTTCATATTCCTCGCTTACTTGCACCCTTtgatttttttagtttcatCTTGTAAATGGTGTAAAACTGAAGCCCCAC from the Lycium ferocissimum isolate CSIRO_LF1 chromosome 11, AGI_CSIRO_Lferr_CH_V1, whole genome shotgun sequence genome contains:
- the LOC132037288 gene encoding probable protein phosphatase 2C 60; its protein translation is MLSRLINFLRACWRPSSDHSVRAGSDSAGRQDGLFWYKDSGQHLTGEFSMAVVQANNLLEDQSQIESGSLSLLDSGPYGTFAGIYDGHGGPETSRYINDHLFQHLKRFAAEQNSMSVDVIRKAFQATEDGFFSVVAKQWPMKPQMAAVGSCCLVAVICNGTLYVANVGDSRAVLGRLVKATGEVIAIQLSAEHNASFESVRQELHAMHPDDPQIVVLKHNIWRVKGLIQISRSIGDIYLKKPEYNREPLYAKFRLREPFKRPILSSDPSMTVQELEPHDQFLILASDGLWEHLSNQEAVDLVQNSPRSGSARRLVKTALQEAAKKREMRYSDLKKIDRGVRRHFHDDISVIVVFLDSDLVSRASSLRGPTLSLRGGGMNFAAKSLAPCAATPI